From Neofelis nebulosa isolate mNeoNeb1 chromosome X, mNeoNeb1.pri, whole genome shotgun sequence:
AGCCGATGAACCAGCCCTCAGTGGCGAAGCCAGCGGGAGGGAGTCTCACGCGGCCTGCGGGCAGATCGGGAAGACACGGAACCCGGCCCCAGGTGAGACAcccactcccagcccctctgCGCCGGGAACTGGCCGGGGCTGCGGGAGGACCAGGCCGGCAAACaccacaggggcgggaggggaccGAAGCATGCTTGAAGCTGGCTGGTTGGGGAGGCCCtcgggggggagggaggacagggggcACGGAGATTccgggaggaggagtgggggcgcggcgcggggccggggcggagGGACGCGTCACCGGTGCCATTGGTCTTCACAGCCATCTTTAGGAGCACCCTCTCCTTGAGCAGGTGGATCTCATAATCTGTGTCAGGCTGCAGGTCCCACTGCGTGTAGGAGCTCTGGTTGTAGCTGACGTACTGCGGTGGCAGATGAGGGCCCGTCTTCTCGTCTGCAGGGGCGATAGGGCAGCAGAGGTGAGCAGGAGTGCCGTGCGGTGCCCTGGTTCCACACCGCCCCCGGGGGGCCTTTTGTGCTCACCTCCCAGGGCTTTGAACCAGATCTGGAACCCAAAGTTGCACTGGCCCTCCTTGGGGACCCAGGAGACCACGCTGTAATTCTCGCCGGCCATGGCCGAGATGTTGCCAAAATCCGGGGTCCCTGGGGAGCAAGAGGGCGTTGGGGGACCTCGAGGCAGCCCAAGACTGGCCATCCTGGGCCTGGCTGTCCGGCGGGGCCTTCTCAGCCCCCTCCAGCTCACCAGATAAGGCCATGGTGCCTCCTTCCCGCACGATGGCCTCTCCAGGGCCCTCTTTCGTGGTGGCTTGCAGCTGGAAACGGTACCGCAGGTGCGGGCTAAGGTTGGTCAGGTTGTGCATCCGCAGCTCAGGGTCCGGAAGGTCAAAGGACAGCTGCTCCTTGTCCCCATCATCCACTGCGAGGACAGACGGGGAGTTGGCCGTGACCTCCAGCTCCACCCACCCCTCAGCCGCCCTCTACTTGTCGGCCGAGCCCGGCCGGGACGACACACGTACACGGGTGGTAAGAGAGCACGTAGCCAGTGAGCACGCCGTTGTGGCTGAGCGGGGGCTGCCAGTGCAGCAGCAGGCTGGTGTCCGACTGGCACTCCACGTGCAATGCCTCAGGGTGGCCGGGCACTGCGGAGCACAGACATGGTGGCAGGTCCTTGCCTAGCCAGCcctgggggggtggtggggacagggcCGTGGGCTGCAAAGCTCACCTCCTTCTGGGGTGCTGAAGGTCATCTCGCTGGCAGGCCCCAGTCCTCGGCCATTAAAGGCCTGCACCTCCAGATGGTAGGAGCTGTAGGGCCGCAGGCCTCCCAGGACGGCGCTGGTGGTGTTGGCGGGCACCACCACGTGCCCTTTGTGGACATGCCTCTTGCTGTGCTTCCTCTGACTGCCCTCCCACCAGTACGTCACCTGCAGGTGGACGGGAGGCCCCGCAGGGACGGCAGGTGTCCAGCAGGGCAGACCCCCTCCCCGCTCCGGCGCAGGCTTCCCACTGCCCTGAATGGAGAACCTTTCCTCCTACCCTGATGACTCTAGGACAGCAGGTGGCAGAGGCCCGCCCCAAAGCCTGCCACTCCCGTTGGCCTCGCACCTCACCCTGGGAATCCCCTTGCCCCCACGCCTTGAACCCTTACATTGTATCCCCGAAGGTGGCCCTTGACCTGGGCTGGGTCCACGGGCCACCATCTGACCAGCACGGCACTCGAGTTAAGGATCTTGATGCCTTCCAGCTCGGGGCTTGCCTCGGGGTCTGGAAACAGCCGGTGGCATGGATGAGGGCCTGTGGCCTCCGGAGGCCAGCCCAGAACCCTCCCGCAGAAGGGAGATAGATTTGGATGCTACGTGGGGGGCGGGCCGTTTGATGAGCACGGTGTGTGCACAGTGCGGGGTCTCTCCTTGCATACTGTTTGTCGGTCGCAAGGGCAAAAATAGTACACAAAGGAGTAATCAGGAAAGATCTTGACCAGGTGATCAAAACTAACATCTCGTAATGCTCCAGAtgcagggaaaagaaagaagcaggacaACCAGACTTGATGGGGGATCTGGGACTGGACCCCGGACCAGGGGAAAAGACAGCACTAATTGATACAATTGGAATATCGGCTGCCAACTAGGTAAATACAGTGGTAAATCAACAGTAAATGTGCTGTCAAGATGGCACTTTGGTTATGGAAAAAAACGTCCTTACTCCTAGGATATGCTCTATGCAGAGCCCCGGCGTGGAGGGAGGAGTGTGGGCCATCTGTGCGCATTTGGGCTCCACCCCCCCATGGGCGGGGCCAGCCCAATACCCACCCCCCCATGGGCGGGGCCAGCCCaatacccacccacccccccattgGCGGGGCCAGCCCAATACTCACAGTCTTCCCCAGAGTAGCCAATGGTAATCTGgggctcagggcctttgccctggCTGTTGACAGCCTGGACTTTGATCTCATAAGGCACAAAGGTGGACGTGTTGGACACAACCAGGAAGGGGTCGCTCACAATCTGCTCCTGCCAGGCACCCCGCGTCCCCTGGGGGCGCCACTGGACGCGGTACTGAACCTGGGGGGCGTTCCAGTCCATCCACCTAAgcggctggaggaggaggagcaccAGAGAAGCTGGTGAGCCAAGAGCACTCACCTCCTTTGACCCCCTCCCGAGCCCAGCCTCATGTCCCGTCATCCTCTGGTCCTCAGCACAGCCAGGGGTCGCGGCCAACACCTGGTCCTGGCCTGATGCCCCAGGGCACGCTCAGcccaagggggagggggggcgcccTCACCTTCCAAGTGATGACCATGTTGCTGGTCTCATTCCCTTCCCCCTTCACGTCCACAGGGTTCTTCTCTGGGGCTGGAAAGTAATGTGTTAACACATCAAAGCCATGGGCTCCTGCCGAGGCTGTGAAGGCCAAGGACCAAGGAAGGAACGGCACTTGCTGGCTCCCCTTTCTGGCCCTGGGAGCCGGGAGCCAGCAGCTCTGGGGGAACCCTGCCTCCCACCTTGCACTGGAAACCTAGAAGCACAGGGGCTTGGGCACAGTCACCTCTCTAGGCCTTCCTTGCAGGAGCCCAGGGGCCCTGGAGTTGGAGGCGCCCCTCCCAGGTGGCTCACCTGCCTCAGGCGTGACCACAGTCTCAGAGGCCGGGCTGGGCTCTCCAGAGCCATACTTGTTGATGGCAGTAACTCTAAAGGTGTAGCGGACGTAGGGCGACAGCTTGAGGGTGGTGGAGGTCTGGTTCCCGGGCACCTTGCCCAGACTATACCATTTCTCAGGCGCCATCTCCTTGTCCTCAAATTCAATGTCATACTCTGCCAAGAAGCGAGCCGGCAATTAGGCGTGTGGCATAGAGGGGAGGGCTACATGGGGCTGTAAGTCCGGGTCTccctgaggagggggagggagcgcCCAAGGCAACAGGCATTCTCAGAGTTCCAGGAGGAACTGTGAGCCCCAAACCCAGGTGCTTGCCCTGTGGGATGGGCGGTCCTGGAGCCTTGGGCCCGGGAGGACGGAGGTCCCGCAAGGAGGGCAGGCTACCCGGGGTGgctgtggggaggtgggtggcgcCACGCTCAGGCCTCTTACTCTCGATGGGGGCGTTGTGGTCCTCGGCGGGTCTCCAAGACAGGCGCACCTGGCTCTGCTTCAGCAGGTGGCGGTCAGACAGCTCCAGCTGAGGCACCGGCCCGGGGCTCCCTGAGGGCCACGGAGGGTGGGTTCTCTGGCCCATACACCAGctggccacccccctccccagcttgagaAGGCCCTGCAACGTGACCCCGGGCTCTTGTGCCCAGAGGCCCGTGCCCCCCACACCTGTAGGTCGGGAGCCCGACACTATCCTAGGACTCACCCACCACCAGGAGCTCAGCCCTGCTCTCCACTATGTCCAGCTCGGTGCCAGCCACGCAGCTATAGTTGCCCTGGTCACTGTAGTCCAGGCTGTGGATGACCAGGAGCCCATCCTCTATGAAGTACCTGGTGGGGAGAGGGCGCGCGCTTGTCCTTTTGTtctgctgcccccctcccccttttgccAGAACCTTCCTGCTCAAAGCAGGGGTGCTTCCCAACGGATGAGGCCAAGAGGTCTGGAcatcctgccctccccactctgcccccttCCACCAGGCCCGGGTTGGGGCTGGGCCCGCACTTGTCATCGTCCCCAGACTCCTGCAGGTTTCGACCGTCCCCTCGCCAGGTGATGCTGTGCTGCAGGGAGGGGTCAAAGGAGGCTTGGCATGTGAATGTCACTTTTGAGCCTTTCTTCTCGATGGCACTCTGTGGCCCCTGTGTGATCTGAGTGGCATCTGGGGGCAATGGTGGAAAGGGAGGGTCAGTCTGGTGTCCTCCAGAGACCATAACCCTCCCTCCTGGAGGAGCTGTCGATCACGTCAGTCGGgggcaagggggggagggggtatcATCTGACCTTTGACCTGCAGGTTAGCCACAATGGTCACATTGTTTTGATCATTGGCAGCCTGGCAGAAGTAGTGGCCAGTGTCGTTGGTCTGGAGGTCCCGGATGCCCAGGGTCCCGTTGGTGTAGGGGAAGAAGCGTTCATCCTGTAGCACGGTCTTCCCTTCCTTGTCTAGCCTAGTGTGAGCAGAGCAGGCCTGGCTCAGACCCCACCGGGCTGggctccccgccctccccagctccctgggCCAGAATATGGCTTAGAGGCGCCCCCTTCCGGGAGGGTCACTCACCACTGGACGCTGGGCACAGGGGCTCCAAAGGCCTTGCACAGGAGATAGGCGGTGCTGCCCTCCACCGCCATGTATGTCTCGTTGTCTGGGGTCAGGATCTTGGCCGGAAGCTCTGGGGGAGAAGTAGttacaggggagggggcaggactcAGGGTGGGGCGAGGGCCCGTGAGCACCCAGGGCAGGCGCGGGGTTCAGCAGGGCAACCTCTCCCAAGAGGGCCCTTGGGTACTTCCCTGCACCCTACTCCCACCCCTGCCGGACTGAGTCTCTGCCTTCCAGCGTGCCTCAGAGGTGCCTCCCATCCCAGGCATCCAAGTTTTACCAATTACTTGAGCCCCACTGACAGTCGACCTCTTCCTGAAAGCCTTCCTGGCCCACCTCTGTCTTCCCTGAGGCTCCGGGAGAGGAGCCACCAGGCTGGCCTTGGGCACATCCTGGCCAGGGTGAGCCTCCGCTCAGTGACATGCGGTGGGCCAGAGCACTCTCTAAAACtgctttttcatctgtaaatggtgGCGAGACCCCGCCCTTCCTCCACAACactcacccccccacccaccccgccccagcccccggcCACCCCAAGCCACCGCTATTGATGGGGGTGGGCAAGACATGGGGTGGAGGGCCCCAGCGAGGAGAAAAGCAGCTGCTGGCCGAGTCAGTCTGGTGGCCTTGCCCGGTGGGCTGCGGGGACAGGTGGGTTACTCACGAACGACATAGATGTAGGCATTGGCCAGCAGCAGCCCGTGCCGGTTTCGGGCCTCACACTGGGTCACCATCGTGTCGCTGGGCTGCATGTTGCTCAGGATCAATGCTCCACGCTGGATGCGGTACTTCTGGTCCTTGGCCAGCTCTGCGTGAGCAGCAGGCAGGCCCCGAGGCCCAGGGCGGAGCAGTGAGGCACAGCGAGGCTCCTCGtcatcctccccttcctccccgggGCCCCCCAAGCTCCCTGCCCCTGTTCGAGGCCCCGCTCACCCTCCACGGGAATGCCATTGATTCTCCAGGTGACCTCGGGCTGGGGCCTCCCTTGCACTTGGCAATCCAGGCGGGCAGTCTCTCCAGGCCCATACAAATGGCTCTGGGGCTTGTGTAGCCAGTAGGGGGCAGCTGCGAGAGGTGGCGAGCTGCCCTGAGCAGGGGCGGCCGGCGGCCAGctctggccccagccccagccccagcccgccCCCTGTGGCAGTGGGCACTGCACACTGCCGTCCCTGGAGGTCACTCCCGGGAGGCCGCGCGACCCAGGAGAGGCACCGTACCCTCCACAGTGACGTAGTAGGTGTGCCGGTCGCTGCCCAGCGAGTTCTCGGCCAGGCACCGATACTCGCCGTCGTCCTCCTCCACCACGTTCAGCAGCTGCAGGGTCTTGTTGTGGTTCTGGTAGGTGACTCGGTCGGCCGGCATGGGGCCACTTGGGCGCAGCCACTTGATGGTGGGTGTGGGGCTGTCCAGGGCCACAGTGGGGGGAGGCCGAGGGAGGGGAGCACAGTGGAAGAGAGAGCGCAAGCCTGCTCAGCCCCGGCCTGTGACAGGGGTCCGCTCgtgcctgcccacccccacccggggCACCCAGACTCACAAGCCCTCAGCGATGCACTCCAGGACCAACGGCTGCCCCTGCAAGGCCACCAGGTGGCTGCTGGAGTTGGTGGGGAAGAGTAGGCGTGGCTTCCTGTCGATCATGCTGTTGGCTGGGAGAAGAAAAGGGGTGGGTGGCACGGCCaaccccaccctccacccacgGAGTTACCAGGCCAGGTGGATGCCCCTGTGAGGCCTtagggcctctgtttcctcctctgttaaaGGGAGGGCCCCTTCTCTGTTCTCGCCTCCTGGGAAGGGGTCCGAACAGAGGCGAAGCGGGAGCCAAGCCATCCTGGAGGAAGACCAAGGTCGCCTGATCTTTGGGATGGGCCGTGCCAGAGCGTGAGACAGCAGGTGAGGAGGAGGGTGTATCAGAGTCTTAGGGACTCACTGGCCTTGACCCGGAGGTCAATGGGCTCCTTCTGGATGATGGTCCGGGTGCCAGGGAAGTGGGCGTGGCAGATGTAGTCCGAGTGGTTGTCCGACGTGAGCACGTTGGCAAAGTAGAGATTGCCATTCTGGCCCATCGTCACCCGCTCATCCTGTTTGATGTGCAAGATCTctgtgggggcgggtggggggcaaGGAGGTGAAGGTCAGGCCCCCGTCTGGGAAGCTGTACCCACTGACACCTCCACCCCAGGCGGCAGCCGCTCGTGGGCACCCACTACTATTCATCCAGTAGATCCGGAGCGGCTCTGCGCTGGGTGGCGGGTGGCATGGCAAAATCACCgattccccttcctccacctccacaGGTTTCACCGTCTCCTTCGGCCACTTGGGGGCAcctagaagggacagagagaggctggcACTGTGGGGCCCAACTC
This genomic window contains:
- the L1CAM gene encoding neural cell adhesion molecule L1 isoform X2; protein product: MAVSLRYLWPLLLCSPCLLIQIPEELMEPPVITEQSPRRLVVFPTDDISLKCEASGRPEVQFRWTRDGVHFKPKEEAGVTVHQAPHSGSFTIAGNNSNFAQRFQGTYRCFASNKLGTAMSHEIQLMAEGAPKWPKETVKPVEVEEGESVILPCHPPPSAEPLRIYWMNSKILHIKQDERVTMGQNGNLYFANVLTSDNHSDYICHAHFPGTRTIIQKEPIDLRVKATNSMIDRKPRLLFPTNSSSHLVALQGQPLVLECIAEGFPTPTIKWLRPSGPMPADRVTYQNHNKTLQLLNVVEEDDGEYRCLAENSLGSDRHTYYVTVEAAPYWLHKPQSHLYGPGETARLDCQVQGRPQPEVTWRINGIPVEELAKDQKYRIQRGALILSNMQPSDTMVTQCEARNRHGLLLANAYIYVVQLPAKILTPDNETYMAVEGSTAYLLCKAFGAPVPSVQWLDKEGKTVLQDERFFPYTNGTLGIRDLQTNDTGHYFCQAANDQNNVTIVANLQVKDATQITQGPQSAIEKKGSKVTFTCQASFDPSLQHSITWRGDGRNLQESGDDDKYFIEDGLLVIHSLDYSDQGNYSCVAGTELDIVESRAELLVVGSPGPVPQLELSDRHLLKQSQVRLSWRPAEDHNAPIEKYDIEFEDKEMAPEKWYSLGKVPGNQTSTTLKLSPYVRYTFRVTAINKYGSGEPSPASETVVTPEAAPEKNPVDVKGEGNETSNMVITWKPLRWMDWNAPQVQYRVQWRPQGTRGAWQEQIVSDPFLVVSNTSTFVPYEIKVQAVNSQGKGPEPQITIGYSGEDYPEASPELEGIKILNSSAVLVRWWPVDPAQVKGHLRGYNVTYWWEGSQRKHSKRHVHKGHVVVPANTTSAVLGGLRPYSSYHLEVQAFNGRGLGPASEMTFSTPEGVPGHPEALHVECQSDTSLLLHWQPPLSHNGVLTGYVLSYHPLDDGDKEQLSFDLPDPELRMHNLTNLSPHLRYRFQLQATTKEGPGEAIVREGGTMALSGTPDFGNISAMAGENYSVVSWVPKEGQCNFGFQIWFKALGDEKTGPHLPPQYVSYNQSSYTQWDLQPDTDYEIHLLKERVLLKMAVKTNGTGRVRLPPAGFATEGWFIGFISAIILLVLVLLILCFIKRSKGGKYSVKDKEDTQVDSEARPMKDETFGEYSDNEEKAFGSSQPSLNGDIKPLGSDDSLADYGGSVDVQFNEDGSFIGQYSGKKEKEAAGGNDSSGAASPINPAGTLE
- the L1CAM gene encoding neural cell adhesion molecule L1 isoform X1; the protein is MAVSLRYLWPLLLCSPCLLIQIPEEYEGYRVMEPPVITEQSPRRLVVFPTDDISLKCEASGRPEVQFRWTRDGVHFKPKEEAGVTVHQAPHSGSFTIAGNNSNFAQRFQGTYRCFASNKLGTAMSHEIQLMAEGAPKWPKETVKPVEVEEGESVILPCHPPPSAEPLRIYWMNSKILHIKQDERVTMGQNGNLYFANVLTSDNHSDYICHAHFPGTRTIIQKEPIDLRVKATNSMIDRKPRLLFPTNSSSHLVALQGQPLVLECIAEGFPTPTIKWLRPSGPMPADRVTYQNHNKTLQLLNVVEEDDGEYRCLAENSLGSDRHTYYVTVEAAPYWLHKPQSHLYGPGETARLDCQVQGRPQPEVTWRINGIPVEELAKDQKYRIQRGALILSNMQPSDTMVTQCEARNRHGLLLANAYIYVVQLPAKILTPDNETYMAVEGSTAYLLCKAFGAPVPSVQWLDKEGKTVLQDERFFPYTNGTLGIRDLQTNDTGHYFCQAANDQNNVTIVANLQVKDATQITQGPQSAIEKKGSKVTFTCQASFDPSLQHSITWRGDGRNLQESGDDDKYFIEDGLLVIHSLDYSDQGNYSCVAGTELDIVESRAELLVVGSPGPVPQLELSDRHLLKQSQVRLSWRPAEDHNAPIEKYDIEFEDKEMAPEKWYSLGKVPGNQTSTTLKLSPYVRYTFRVTAINKYGSGEPSPASETVVTPEAAPEKNPVDVKGEGNETSNMVITWKPLRWMDWNAPQVQYRVQWRPQGTRGAWQEQIVSDPFLVVSNTSTFVPYEIKVQAVNSQGKGPEPQITIGYSGEDYPEASPELEGIKILNSSAVLVRWWPVDPAQVKGHLRGYNVTYWWEGSQRKHSKRHVHKGHVVVPANTTSAVLGGLRPYSSYHLEVQAFNGRGLGPASEMTFSTPEGVPGHPEALHVECQSDTSLLLHWQPPLSHNGVLTGYVLSYHPLDDGDKEQLSFDLPDPELRMHNLTNLSPHLRYRFQLQATTKEGPGEAIVREGGTMALSGTPDFGNISAMAGENYSVVSWVPKEGQCNFGFQIWFKALGDEKTGPHLPPQYVSYNQSSYTQWDLQPDTDYEIHLLKERVLLKMAVKTNGTGRVRLPPAGFATEGWFIGFISAIILLVLVLLILCFIKRSKGGKYSVKDKEDTQVDSEARPMKDETFGEYSDNEEKAFGSSQPSLNGDIKPLGSDDSLADYGGSVDVQFNEDGSFIGQYSGKKEKEAAGGNDSSGAASPINPAGTLE
- the L1CAM gene encoding neural cell adhesion molecule L1 isoform X3 gives rise to the protein MRGTPGPGTSGLWAQVRRDLAAGVSRRSRGGRGPQGTPSPRRARQPGSEAGVRGDEGRGRGGAERAAGEVISLPPPPPPLRSPPPPLRARPPRPAAAAAAASASQTRSGSGSEAGVRGGWAGSPSGGRSADEGYRVMEPPVITEQSPRRLVVFPTDDISLKCEASGRPEVQFRWTRDGVHFKPKEEAGVTVHQAPHSGSFTIAGNNSNFAQRFQGTYRCFASNKLGTAMSHEIQLMAEGAPKWPKETVKPVEVEEGESVILPCHPPPSAEPLRIYWMNSKILHIKQDERVTMGQNGNLYFANVLTSDNHSDYICHAHFPGTRTIIQKEPIDLRVKATNSMIDRKPRLLFPTNSSSHLVALQGQPLVLECIAEGFPTPTIKWLRPSGPMPADRVTYQNHNKTLQLLNVVEEDDGEYRCLAENSLGSDRHTYYVTVEAAPYWLHKPQSHLYGPGETARLDCQVQGRPQPEVTWRINGIPVEELAKDQKYRIQRGALILSNMQPSDTMVTQCEARNRHGLLLANAYIYVVQLPAKILTPDNETYMAVEGSTAYLLCKAFGAPVPSVQWLDKEGKTVLQDERFFPYTNGTLGIRDLQTNDTGHYFCQAANDQNNVTIVANLQVKDATQITQGPQSAIEKKGSKVTFTCQASFDPSLQHSITWRGDGRNLQESGDDDKYFIEDGLLVIHSLDYSDQGNYSCVAGTELDIVESRAELLVVGSPGPVPQLELSDRHLLKQSQVRLSWRPAEDHNAPIEKYDIEFEDKEMAPEKWYSLGKVPGNQTSTTLKLSPYVRYTFRVTAINKYGSGEPSPASETVVTPEAAPEKNPVDVKGEGNETSNMVITWKPLRWMDWNAPQVQYRVQWRPQGTRGAWQEQIVSDPFLVVSNTSTFVPYEIKVQAVNSQGKGPEPQITIGYSGEDYPEASPELEGIKILNSSAVLVRWWPVDPAQVKGHLRGYNVTYWWEGSQRKHSKRHVHKGHVVVPANTTSAVLGGLRPYSSYHLEVQAFNGRGLGPASEMTFSTPEGVPGHPEALHVECQSDTSLLLHWQPPLSHNGVLTGYVLSYHPLDDGDKEQLSFDLPDPELRMHNLTNLSPHLRYRFQLQATTKEGPGEAIVREGGTMALSGTPDFGNISAMAGENYSVVSWVPKEGQCNFGFQIWFKALGDEKTGPHLPPQYVSYNQSSYTQWDLQPDTDYEIHLLKERVLLKMAVKTNGTGRVRLPPAGFATEGWFIGFISAIILLVLVLLILCFIKRSKGGKYSVKDKEDTQVDSEARPMKDETFGEYSDNEEKAFGSSQPSLNGDIKPLGSDDSLADYGGSVDVQFNEDGSFIGQYSGKKEKEAAGGNDSSGAASPINPAGTLE